One genomic region from Bos javanicus breed banteng chromosome 14, ARS-OSU_banteng_1.0, whole genome shotgun sequence encodes:
- the FABP12 gene encoding fatty acid-binding protein 12 isoform X1 produces MLMLKLQYFGHLMQRADSSEKSLMLGKIEGRRRRGRQRMRWLDGITDSMDTSLGIGRASRKLGCLAKPTVTIMTKEDLITIKTKSIFKNNDISFKLGEEFEETTPGGHKTKSTVILDDDSLVQVQDWDGKEITIRRKLVDEKMVVESVVNNVTCTRTYERVQTNPVSNS; encoded by the exons atgctgatgctgaaactccagtactttggccacctgatgcaaagagctgactcatctgaaaagtccctgatgctgggaaagattgaaggcaggaggagaaggggacgacagaggatgagatggttggatggcatcactgactcaatggacacgagtctgg GAATAGGAAGAGCCAGCAGGAAACTAGGCTGTCTGGCAAAGCCCACTGTGACCATCATGACAAAGGAAGATCTGATCACTATAAAAACCAAaagcatctttaaaaataatgacatcTCCTTTAAACTGGGAGAAGAATTTGAGGAAACCACACCAGGTGGCCATAAAACCAAG AGTACGGTAATCTTAGATGATGACTCCTTGGTTCAGGTTCAGGACTGGGATGGCAAAGAGATCACCATAAGGAGGAAGCTGGTGGATGAGAAAATGGTCGTG GAAAGTGTTGTGAACAATGTTACCTGCACACGAACATATGAGAGAGTACAAACAAACCCAGTCTCAAACTCTTAG
- the FABP12 gene encoding fatty acid-binding protein 12 isoform X3, translating into MKELGIGRASRKLGCLAKPTVTIMTKEDLITIKTKSIFKNNDISFKLGEEFEETTPGGHKTKSTVILDDDSLVQVQDWDGKEITIRRKLVDEKMVVESVVNNVTCTRTYERVQTNPVSNS; encoded by the exons ATGAAAGAACTGG GAATAGGAAGAGCCAGCAGGAAACTAGGCTGTCTGGCAAAGCCCACTGTGACCATCATGACAAAGGAAGATCTGATCACTATAAAAACCAAaagcatctttaaaaataatgacatcTCCTTTAAACTGGGAGAAGAATTTGAGGAAACCACACCAGGTGGCCATAAAACCAAG AGTACGGTAATCTTAGATGATGACTCCTTGGTTCAGGTTCAGGACTGGGATGGCAAAGAGATCACCATAAGGAGGAAGCTGGTGGATGAGAAAATGGTCGTG GAAAGTGTTGTGAACAATGTTACCTGCACACGAACATATGAGAGAGTACAAACAAACCCAGTCTCAAACTCTTAG
- the FABP12 gene encoding fatty acid-binding protein 12 isoform X2, with protein sequence MVDLFQGTWKSISCENFEEYMKELGIGRASRKLGCLAKPTVTIMTKEDLITIKTKSIFKNNDISFKLGEEFEETTPGGHKTKSTVILDDDSLVQVQDWDGKEITIRRKLVDEKMVVESVVNNVTCTRTYERVQTNPVSNS encoded by the exons ATGGTTGATCTGTTCCAGGGAACATGGAAATCCATTTCTTGTGAAAATTTTGAAGAATATATGAAAGAACTGG GAATAGGAAGAGCCAGCAGGAAACTAGGCTGTCTGGCAAAGCCCACTGTGACCATCATGACAAAGGAAGATCTGATCACTATAAAAACCAAaagcatctttaaaaataatgacatcTCCTTTAAACTGGGAGAAGAATTTGAGGAAACCACACCAGGTGGCCATAAAACCAAG AGTACGGTAATCTTAGATGATGACTCCTTGGTTCAGGTTCAGGACTGGGATGGCAAAGAGATCACCATAAGGAGGAAGCTGGTGGATGAGAAAATGGTCGTG GAAAGTGTTGTGAACAATGTTACCTGCACACGAACATATGAGAGAGTACAAACAAACCCAGTCTCAAACTCTTAG